A window of Tetrapisispora phaffii CBS 4417 chromosome 9, complete genome contains these coding sequences:
- the SMC3 gene encoding cohesin subunit SMC3 (similar to Saccharomyces cerevisiae SMC3 (YJL074C); ancestral locus Anc_1.295): MYIQKVIIKGFKTYRNETIIDDFSPHYNIIIGSNGSGKSNFFAAIRFVLSDDYSNLKREERQGLIHQGSGSVMSASVEIQFYDPGNSMILPSGVAVNPDSTVSIRRTVGLKKDDYQINDRNVTKSDIVRMMESTGFSMSNPYNIVPQGRIVALTNAKDKERLQILEDVVGAKSFEAKLTASLKKMEETEKKRMQIAKEMKELTKKLDEMEEERKELEKYNDLEGDRKVFQFTLYDRELNDIINQIEKLESEYTNILYTSEQYLQELDKREGIVVDITKTLQNTEASLKLKGTTELQQAKFHFTDLQNKVANYDVTINDIQSQINSQEEQTKIDQNNLNILSDAIKEKRKLVAECLPKFEELTKQENELRSVLASLQERQKNLMIKKGKYAKFTTVEERNKWIDEEVANIKEEFTLLKTNKEQLTSEQEYNEQEVKKLDEDIEDLIDSTQGPVVLGELDEVKEKIAKVKTEYSQKFDARRELWREEQRLQTILENMSEGVKRSERILNETMHRSVANGIKNVKEIVDKLNLPDDAVLGTLGELIKVSEKYKRCAEVIGGNSLFNIVVDTDETASLIMDELYRMKGGRVTFMPLNRIRMDSNFTYPPNDQASCTPLIKKIKFDVRYEKAVMHVFGKTIVVKDLGEGSKLAKRFKMNAITLDGDRADKRGELTGGYYDQHQKMKLDALKDLKNANAQFKQITLELDTIHQKLNEMDSSIDQQNSLIKAETNKQETMLTNIDNLNLKLNNKRGEKAIAEESIRKLKDKINNIEKHLDSSGKNLETFLKDREQPFDSELSEVEKVDLENITISISERSEKLNEITEELDDVSGSLDKLRAQLDAKLIPQYNNLKAKISTSNDSYVIGLKNELKSATSERDLLLEAYSRAKLEFTKLQNELEQLKSEKMNNQKILDKANSQQKLLLKKLDNFQKDTEKIMIKKYTLASRRDEIQQKIRELGLLPEESLSKYQESSSDELLNELNNITKELSTLHNVNKRAFENFKKFSEKQNELVERAKELDDSKNSIQELITQLKEQKITAVDTTFKKVSENFTKVFEKLVPRGTANLIIHRRSDDSLASMDINTDSQNISELVYTGVSISVSFNSKRDEQLHVEQLSGGQKTVCAIAMILAIQMVDPAPFYLFDEIDAALDKQYRTAVADVIKSLSSNAQFICTTFRTDMLQVADKFFRVKYENKISTVVEINRDSAINFIRGSNKIANI, encoded by the coding sequence ATGtatattcaaaaagttATTATCAAAGGTTTCAAAACCTATAGAAACGAAACTATAATCGATGATTTTTCTCCACATTATAACATTATAATCGGTTCCAATGGTTCTGGTAAATCAAATTTCTTTGCTGCCATTCGATTTGTCTTAAGTGATGATTACTCTAATCttaaaagagaagaaagacAAGGTCTCATTCATCAAGGTTCGGGTTCAGTTATGAGTGCATCAGTTGAGATTCAATTTTATGATCCTGGTAATTCTATGATTTTACCTTCAGGTGTGGCAGTAAATCCAGATAGTACTGTCTCTATCAGAAGAACAGTCGGTTTGAAAAAAGATGATTATCAGATTAATGACAGAAATGTAACTAAATCAGACATCGTTAGAATGATGGAAAGTACTGGCTTCTCGATGAGTAATCCTTACAACATTGTTCCACAAGGTAGAATTGTTGCTTTGACTAATGCAAAAGATAAAGAGAGATTGCAAATATTGGAAGATGTTGTTGGTGCTAAGTCGTTTGAAGCCAAGTTGACGGCTTCTCTTAAGAAAATGGAAGAAACTGAGAAAAAGAGAATGCAAATTGCAAAAGAGATGAAAGAATtgacaaaaaaattagatgaaATGGAGGAAGAACGTAAGGAACTAGAAAAGTACAATGACTTGGAAGGTGATAGGAAGGTCTTTCAATTTACATTGTATGATCGTGAATTGAACgatattattaatcaaatagaaaaattagaatcTGAATATACCAATATCTTATATACTTCAGAACAGTATTTACAAGAGCTAGATAAAAGAGAAGGTATTGTTGTAGACATTACAAAAACTCTTCAAAATACAGAAGCATCGTTAAAGTTAAAAGGTACCACTGAACTTCAACAGGcaaaatttcatttcacTGATCTACAAAATAAAGTTGCAAATTATGATGTAACTATAAATGATATACAATCTCAGATTAACTCACAGGAAgaacaaacaaaaattgatcAGAATAAtctgaatattttaagtGATGctataaaagaaaaacgaAAGCTAGTTGCTGAATGCCTGccaaaatttgaagaattgacTAAGcaagaaaatgaattaaGGTCAGTGTTAGCATCTCTTCAAGAAAGacaaaagaatttaatgataaaaaaaggTAAATATGCGAAATTCACTACTGTTGAAGAACGTAACAAATGGATAGATGAAGAGGTCgcaaatataaaagaagaatttaCATTGTTAAAAACTAATAAAGAACAATTGACAAGCGAACAAGAATACAATGAGCAAGAGGTGAAAAAACttgatgaagatattgaagatttaattgattcaacTCAAGGACCAGTAGTGTTGGGCGAGTTGGATGAAGTCAAAGAAAAGATAGCGAAGGTGAAGACAGAATATAGTCAAAAATTTGATGCTCGTAGGGAGCTATGGAGAGAAGAACAAAGATTACAAACGATTCTTGAAAATATGTCAGAAGGGGTGAAAAGGTCAGAAAGGATACTGAATGAAACTATGCATCGTTCCGTGGCAAATggtattaaaaatgttaaagaGATTGTTGATAAGTTAAATTTACCAGATGATGCCGTGTTAGGGACATTAGGTGAACTAATTAAGGTTAGCGAAAAATATAAGAGATGTGCAGAAGTAATCGGTGGTAAttctttattcaatatCGTTGTCGATACAGATGAGACAGCTTCATTAATAATGGATGAACTGTATCGCATGAAGGGTGGTAGAGTCACTTTCATGCCGTTGAATAGAATCCGTATGGATTCAAATTTCACTTATCCACCAAATGATCAAGCTTCATGTACTccattaattaaaaagattaaattTGACGTCAGATACGAAAAAGCTGTCATGCACGTATTTGGCAAAACTATTGTGGTAAAGGATCTGGGAGAAGGTAGTAAACTGGCAAAGAGATTTAAAATGAATGCAATAACACTGGATGGTGACCGTGCCGATAAAAGAGGTGAATTAACCGGTGGTTACTATGACCAACAtcagaaaatgaaattggATGCTTTAAAGGATTTGAAGAACGCAAACGCTCAATTTAAACAAATAACTTTAGAATTAGATACGATTCaccaaaaattaaatgaaatggATTCGAGTATCGATCAGCAAAATAGTTTGATTAAAGCagaaacaaataaacaaGAAACAATGTTGActaatattgataatttaaatttaaaattaaataataaaagagGTGAGAAGGCGATAGCTGAAGAATCTATACGTAAATTAAAggataaaattaataatattgaaaaacatCTGGATTCGAGTGGCAAAAACCTTGAAACCTTTCTCAAAGATAGAGAACAGCCTTTTGATAGCGAATTGTCAGAAGTTGAAAAAGTTGACCTAGAGAACATCACCATATCCATATCAGAAAGATCAGAGAAATTGAATGAGATTACTGAAGAATTAGATGACGTTTCTGGCTCATTGGATAAATTGAGAGCACAACTTGATGCAAAGTTAATACCTCAGTATAATAACCTGAAAGCCAAAATTTCGACATCGAATGATTCTTACGTCATTGGTCTTAAAAACGAATTAAAATCTGCGACTTCTGAAAGGGACTTGCTTTTAGAAGCATATTCTAGAGCCAAATTAGAATTTACTAAACTTCAAAATGAACTAGAACAATTAAAATCTGAGAAGatgaataatcaaaaaattctaGATAAGGCTAATTCACAGCAAAAactattattgaaaaaattagataaCTTTCAGAAAGACACTGAAAAGATTATGATTAAGAAATACACATTAGCTTCAAGACGTGATGAAATTCAACAAAAGATTAGAGAACTCGGTCTACTACCTGAAGAGTCATTAAGCAAATATCAGGAATCAAGTAGTGACGAGCTACTgaatgaattgaataatataactAAAGAACTCTCTACATTGCATAATGTGAATAAAAGAGCATTTGAGAATTTCAAGAAGTTTTCtgaaaaacaaaatgaacTGGTTGAAAGGGCAAAAGAATTAGATGACTCGAAGAATTCAATTCAAGAATTAATTACACAATTAAAGGAGCAAAAAATTACGGCAGTAGATACAACATTTAAGAAGGTATCTGAAAATTTTACTAAAGTTTTCGAAAAATTGGTTCCACGAGGTACtgcaaatttaattatacATCGTCGTTCTGATGATAGTTTAGCTTCAATGGACATTAATACTGATTCTCAAAATATTAGTGAACTAGTCTATACCGGGGTATCTATATCTGTGTCATTCAATTCTAAAAGAGATGAACAATTGCATGTGGAACAACTATCCGGGGGCCAAAAAACTGTGTGCGCTATTGCTATGATTTTAGCCATTCAAATGGTTGACCCAGCaccattttatttatttgatgaaatagATGCTGCTCTGGATAAGCAATATAGAACAGCTGTAGCTGATGTCATAAAATCTTTATCATCAAATGCTCAATTTATCTGTACAACTTTTAGAACCGATATGCTGCAGGTTGCTGATAAATTCTTCCGTGTAAAgtatgaaaataaaatatctacagttgttgaaattaataGAGATTCCgcaattaatttcattagaGGAAGCAATAAAATAGCAAACATATGA